The following coding sequences are from one Camarhynchus parvulus chromosome 1, STF_HiC, whole genome shotgun sequence window:
- the LOC115905195 gene encoding folate receptor alpha-like has translation MAVALAVALAVALVPLAAEAGRDPLLNVCMDAKHHKSQPGPEGKLYEQCSPWKDNACCTANTSLEAHKDQSYLYNFNWNHCGVMPPKCKRHFIQDTCLYECSPNLGPWIQQVDSSWRKERILHVPLCREDCEEWWQDCRDALTCKENWHKGWNWATGTNRCPWGSECRPFHQVFPRPRDLCEKIWSGSFRLSAERRGSGRCIQMWFDPARGNPNVAVARYYAGLKRSSPGSQERTLAPQSSGAGRALPGPGLPLLPLALL, from the exons ATGGCGGTGGCTCTGGCGGTGGCTCTGGCGGTGGCGCTGGTGCCGCTGGCAGCCGAGGCGGGGAGGGACCCTCTGCTGAACGTCTGCATGGATGCCAAGCACCACAAGAGCCAGCCGGGCCCCGAGGGCAAGCTCTACGAGCAG tgctccCCCTGGAAGGACAACGCCTGCTGCACGGCCAACACCAGCCTGGAGGCGCACAAGGACCAGTCCTACCTCTACAACTTCAACTGGAACCACTGCGGGGTGATGCCGCCCAAATGCAAGCGCCACTTCATCCAGGACACGTGCCTGTACGAGTGCTCCCCCAACTTGGGGCCCTGGATCCAGCAG gttgacagcagctggaggaaggagaggatCCTGCACGTGCCCCTGTGCAGGGAGGACTGCGAGGAGTGGTGGCAGGACTGCAGGGATGCCCTCACCTGCAAGGAGAACTGGCACAAGGGCTGGAACTGGGCCACAG gaaCCAACCGCTGTCCCTGGGGCTCCGAGTGCCGGCCCTTCCACCAGGTGTTCCCCCGGCCCCGGGACCTGTGCGAGAAGATCTGGTCCGGCTCCTTCAGGCTCAGCGCCGAGCGCCGGGGCAGCGGCCGCTGCATCCAGATGTGGTTCGACCCCGCCCGGGGCAACCCCAACGTGGCCGTGGCCCGCTACTACGCCGGGCTCAAGAGATCCTCCCCCGGCTCCCAGGAGCGCACCCTGGCTCCCCAGAGCTCCGGCGCCGGGcgggccctgcccggccctgggctgcccctgctgcccctggccctgctg
- the LOC115902325 gene encoding hemoglobin subunit rho — MVHWSAEEKQLITSVWAKVSVEECGAEALARLLIVYPWTQRFFSDFGNLSSPTAIIGNPKVRAHGKKVLTSFGEAIKNLDNLKGTYSKLSELHCDKLHVDPENFRLLGDILVIVLAAHFTKDFTPACQATWQKLVGLVAHALARKYH; from the exons atGGTGCACTGGTCAGCCGAGGAGAAGCAGCTCATCACCAGCGTGTGGGCCAAGGTCAGCGTGGAGGAATGCGGCGCCGAGGCCCTGGCCAG GCTGCTGATCGTCTACCCCTGGACCCAGAGGTTCTTCTCTGACTTCGGGAACCTGTCCAGCCCCACGGCCATCATCGGCAACCCCAAGGTGCGTGCCCATGGCAAGAAGGTGCTGACCTCCTTCGGGGAGGCCATCAAGAACCTGGACAACCTCAAGGGCACCTACTCCAAGCTGTCTGAGCTGCACTGTGACAAGCTGCACGTGGACCCCGAGAACTTCAGG ctcctgggtgACATCCTGGTCATCGTCCTGGCCGCCCACTTCACCAAGGACTTCACCCCTGCCTGCCAGGCCACGTGGCAGAAGCTGGTGGGGCTGGTGGCCCACGCCTTGGCCCGCAAGTACCACTGA
- the LOC115902310 gene encoding hemoglobin subunit beta-like yields the protein MVNWTAEEKQLITGLWGKVNVAECGAEALARLLIVYPWTQRFFASFGNLSSSTAVTGNPMVRAHGKKVLTSFGDAIKSLDSIKKCFAPLSKLHCDKLHVDPENFRLLGDTLIVVLASHFGKDFTPECQAAWQKLVRVVAHALAHEYH from the exons ATGGTGAACTGGACAgctgaggagaagcagctcaTCACCGGCCTCTGGGGCAAGGTCAACGTCGCCGAGTGCGGCGCTGAGGCCCTGGCCAG gctgctgatCGTCTACCCCTGGACCCAGAGGTTCTTTGCCTCCTTTGGGAACCTGTCCAGCTCCACTGCTGTCACTGGCAACCCCATGGTCCGTGCCCATGGCAAGAAGGTGCTGACCTCCTTCGGGGACGCCATCAAGAGCCTGGACAGCATCAAGAAATGCTTTGCTCCACTGAGCAAACTGCACTGTGACAAGCTGCACGTGGACCCCGAGAACTTCAGG ctcctgggtgaCACCCTCATCGTGGTGCTGGCCTCCCACTTCGGCAAGGACTTCACCCCCGAGTGCCAGGCTGCCTGGCAGAAGCTGGTCCGTGTGGTGGCCCATGCCCTGGCCCACGAGTACCACTGA
- the LOC115902317 gene encoding hemoglobin subunit beta, whose product MVQWTAEEKQLITGLWGKVNVAECGGEALARLLIVYPWTQRFFASFGNLSGATAIVGNPKVQAHGKKVLTSFGEAVKNLDGIKNTFSALSELHCDKLHVDPENFRLLGDILVVVLAAHFGKDFTPECQAAWQKLVRVVAHALARKYH is encoded by the exons ATGGTGCAGTGGACAgctgaggagaagcagctcaTCACCGGCCTCTGGGGCAAGGTCAACGTCGCCGAGTGCGGTGGCGAGGCCCTGGCCAG gctgctgatCGTCTACCCCTGGACCCAGAGGTTCTTTGCCTCCTTCGGGAACCTGTCCGGTGCCACCGCCATCGTCGGCAACCCCAAGGTGCAGGCCCATGGCAAGAAGGTGCTGACCTCCTTTGGGGAGGCCGTCAAGAACCTGGATGGCATCAAGAACACCTTCTCCGCGCTGTCCGAGCTGCACTGCGACAAGCTGCACGTGGACCCCGAGAACTTCAGG ctcctgggtgaCATCCTGGTCGTCGTCCTGGCCGCCCACTTCGGCAAGGACTTCACTCCCGAGTGCCAGGCTGCCTGGCAGAAGCTGGTGCGTGTGGTTGCCCACGCCCTGGCCCGCAAGTACCACTGA